Proteins encoded by one window of Brienomyrus brachyistius isolate T26 chromosome 1, BBRACH_0.4, whole genome shotgun sequence:
- the plcd1a gene encoding 1-phosphatidylinositol 4,5-bisphosphate phosphodiesterase delta-1a yields MSQAESGSVGFENGKMTGLEGNTDVTFIQTGGYLTKIRSAKWQKERYYKLLDDFSTVWYESRKMVGRKQTFSVTDVDSVRHGRQTEGLQRFVGEKLDGRCFSIIFKGRKENLDLVAGSEEDASHWISGLEKVVNMMQHFSRQQSSEHWIFTCMRKADKDNDNRMNLKEIKHFLKQINIQVDDHYAEQIFKQCDTNGSGTLEGAEIMKFYSILTNREEIDTIYNEYAHTDGLMGATDLLDFLLNEQREQASLENAHQLIRNYELDETAKQNQCMTKDGFLMYLQQDEGMIFNTAHKDLYQDMNQPLNHYFISSSHNTYLMEDQLKGPSSTEAYIRALMKGCRCVELDCWDGVDGEPVIYHGHTLTSKVLFKDVIKAIKEYAFKVSEFPVILSLENHCSIEQQKRMAYHMINILGSALVTEPLGDTMPASLPSPHELKGCILVKGKRMNKLDVFFNPNSAMDEGSVSEEDEAAEMKEESKPKKSNMKLAKELSDVVIYCKSVHFKGFEYARDNQSFYELASFKESKANHLGKTSANAFVRHNAAKLSRIYPAGSRTDSSNYNPVPMWNVGCQIVALNFQTPCCEMDLNQGLFLPNGRCGYILKPNFLRNKNSGFDPNGLSPELRMQTTIFHVMVISAQQLPKLNKEQPRSIVDPLVKVQIFGVPSDTAEKKTHYINNNGFNPMWNEKFKFIIHVPELTLVRFEVEDYDTATNNDFIGQYTLPFTSIQKGYRHIPLYNKRGNLIPSAGLFVHIMTMTSE; encoded by the exons TCTCCGTCACCGATGTCGACTCGGTGAGGCACGGCAGGCAGACGGAGGGTCTGCAGCGGTTCGTGGGGGAGAAGCTTGATGGCCGCTGCTTCTCCATCATCTTCAAAGGCCGGAAGGAGAATCTGGACCTTGTCGCAGGATCAGAAGAGGATGCATCGCACTGGATCTCAGGCCTTGAGAAGGTTGTCAACATGATGCAGCACTTCAGTCGACAGCAGAGCAGCGAGCA CTGGATCTTCACCTGCATGCGCAAAGCAGACAAGGACAATGACAACAGGATGAACCTGAAGGAAATCAAACACTTTCTCAAGCAGATCAACATCCAGGTGGACGACCATTACGCAGAGCAAATCTTTAAG CAATGCGACACCAATGGTTCAGGCACGCTGGAGGGGGCCGAGATCATGAAGTTTTACAGCATACTGACCAACCGGGAGGAGATCGACACCATCTACAATGAATACGCCCACACGGACGGCCTCATGGGTGCCACAGACCTGCTTGACTTCCTGCTGAATGAGCAACGGGAGCAGGCGTCCTTGGAAAATGCTCACCAGCTGATCAGGAATTATGAGCTGGACGAGACAG CCAAACAAAACCAGTGCATGACCAAAGACGGCTTCCTAATGTACCTGCAGCAAGATGAGGGTATGATATTCAATACTGCGCACAAGGATTTATATCAAGACATGAATCAGCCCCTCAACCATTACTTCATCTCATCGTCCCATAACACTTACCTAATGGAGGATCAGCTGAAGGGGCCCAGCAGCACCGAGGCCTACATCCG AGCACTGATGAAGGGCTGCCGCTGTGTGGAGCTCGACTGCTGGGACGGGGTCGATGGTGAGCCGGTCATATACCACGGCCATACTCTCACCTCTAAAGTCCTCTTCAAAGATGTCATCAAAGCCATCAAGGAGTACGCCTTCAAG GTCTCTGAGTTCCCAGTCATCCTCTCCCTGGAGAACCACTGCTCCATCGAGCAGCAGAAACGTATGGCCTATCACATGATCAATATTCTGGGCAGTGCCCTGGTGACGGAGCCCTTGGGAGACACGATGCCCGCCAGCCTGCCCTCACCACAT GAACTGAAGGGCTGCATCCTGGTCAAGGGTAAGCGCATGAACAAGTTGGACGTGTTCTTCAACCCCAACAGCGCGATGGATGAAGGTAGTGTTTCCGAGGAAGACGAGGCTGCTGAGATGAAGGAGGAGTCCAAGCCCAAG AAATCCAACATGAAGCTGGCAAAGGAGCTCTCTGATGTGGTCATCTATTGCAAAAGCGTCCACTTTAAAGGTTTCGAGTATGCAAGGGACAACCAGAGTTTCTACGAGTTAGCGTCCTTCAAAGAGAGCAAGGCGAACCACCTTGGCAAAACATCAG CCAACGCCTTTGTTCGTCACAATGCAGCCAAGCTGAGCAGGATTTACCCAGCAGGCTCCAGGACGGACTCGTCCAATTATAATCCTGTGCCCATGTGGAACGTCGGCTGTCAGATAG TGGCACTGAACTTCCAGACACCGTGCTGCGAGATGGACCTGAACCAAGGCCTCTTCCTTCCAAACGGGCGCTGTGGATACATCCTGAAACCCAACTTCCTGCGTAACAAAAACTCGGGGTTTGACCCCAATGGCCTGTCCCCGGAGCTGAGGATGCAGACCACGATCTTCCATGTGATG GTCATCTCAGCACAGCAGCTGCCCAAACTGAACAAAGAGCAGCCCAGGTCCATTGTAGACCCCCTCGTGAAGGTACAAATCTTTGGCGTGCCCAGTGACACGGCAGAGAAGAAGACACACTACATCAACAATAACG GTTTCAACCCCATGTGGAATGAGAAGTTCAAGTTCATTATCCACGTCCCGGAGCTGACTCTGGTGCGCTTCGAGGTGGAGGACTACGACACCGCGACCAACAACGACTTCATCGGACAGTACACTCTGCCGTTCACCAGCATACAGAAGG GGTACCGGCACATTCCTCTGTACAACAAAAGGGGAAATTTAATCCCTTCAGCTGGACTCTTCGTGCACATCATGACCATGACCTCCGAGTAG
- the vill gene encoding advillin yields the protein MSEGIPEVFKSIRQTPGLQIWTVNKMQMVPVPEQAYGNFFEGDCYVILYVTQKSSGVMDIHYWIGSSSSQDEQGAAAIYVTQMDEFLGGKPIQHREVQGCESPKFLSYFKNGIIYKKGGVESGFHHVESNVFNILRLMHIKGMKQITATEVDVSWNSFNKGDIFLLDMGKVIVQWNGPESNRREKLKAMLLGQDIRDRERGGRAQIGVVEGDKENESPELMKVMEAVLGKREAPLKEAIPDDKPDVYQMSNIRLYQVSDASGSLVVLEVATQPLTQDLLNSSDCFILDQGGSCISVWKGKNASPEERRSALSNAVGFIKAKNYPSTTHVEVMCEGGESAMFKQLFKSWKEKGQTRGLGSTYTVGKIAKVDQKKFDVMELHARPELAAQERMVDDATGEVQVWRIENLELREVPRNTYGQFYGGDCYLVLYTYMKSNRAQYLLYMWLGRHATQDEITACAYQAVNVDNKYNGAPVQVRVTMGKEPRHFLAIFKGKLIVYEGGTGRPGVVNPDPGARLFQVRGEHEWNTKAIEVPTRASSLNSNDVFLLKTDKVCYLWYGKGCSGDEREMGKSLADIISKQDKQIVMEGQEPADFWVCLGGKAPYASDKRFQQEKVAHTPRLFECSNQTGRFLMTEIGDFAQEDLDEDDVMLLDTWDEIFLWIGRSANDYEIKESATSAVEYLSTHPAGRDPGTPVITVKQGSEPPTFTGWFNAWDPHKWSHGAHSYEEMKNKLGDGASISNITVNLNNTSLNQKNGGPQKPYSAPGGPVSSPPAYKATLKSPQPSSQSTPPPSTGPSISASKETGISPQLLVNKDTGELPTGVDPSKKEEYLSDADFESLFGTTRTDFSRLPKWRQNHLKKEAGLF from the exons GTAACTCAGAAATCCTCTGGAGTCATGGACATCCACTACTGGATCGGGAGCAGCTCCTCGCAGGAcgagcagggggcagcagccaTCTACGTCACGCAGATGGACGAGTTCCTCGGTGGAAAGCCCATCCAGCACCGAGAAGTCCAGGGCTGCGAGTCGCCCAAGTTCCTGAGCTACTTTAAGAATGGCATCAT CTACAAGAAAGGAGGAGTGGAATCCGGGTTCCATCACGTGGAGAGCAACGTCTTCAACATCCTGAGGCTTATGCACATCAAAGGGATGAAGCAGATCACGGCTACGGAG GTGGACGTGTCTTGGAACAGTTTTAACAAGGGAGATATATTTCTGCTGGACATGGGGAAGGTGATTGTCCAGTGGAATGGCCCTGAAAGCAACAGGAGAGAGAAACTCAAG GCGATGCTTCTGGGGCAGGACATCCGCGACCGGGAGCGGGGTGGGCGGGCCCAGATCGGGGTTGTGGAGGGCGATAAGGAGAATGAGTCTCCGGAGCTGATGAAGGTCATGGAAGCAGTTCTGGGGAAGAGGGAAGCTCCACTGAAGGAGGCCATCCCTGATGACAAGCCAGATGTATATCAGATGTCCAACATCAGGCTATATCA AGTCTCGGATGCCAGTGGTAGTCTGGTGGTTCTAGAGGTTGCCACACAGCCCTTGACGCAAGACCTTCTTAATTCTTCG GACTGCTTCATTTTGGACCAGGGTGGCAGCTGTATCTCAGTGTGGAAGGGGAAGAATGCGTCACCAGAAGAGAGGCGCTCAGCCCTGTCCAATGCCGTG GGCTTCATCAAAGCAAAGAACTACCCCTCAACCACCCATGTGGAAGTGATGTGTGAAGGTGGCGAGTCTGCTATGTTCAAACAGCTATTCAAGTCCTGGAAGGAGAAGGGCCAAACACGGGGCCTGGGGAGCACCTACACTGTCGGAAAGATCG CTAAGGTGGACCAGAAGAAGTTTGACGTGATGGAGCTTCACGCTCGTCCCGAGTTGGCCGCTCAGGAGCGCATGGTGGATGACGCCACGGGAGAGGTGCAG GTGTGGCGCATTGAGAACCTGGAGCTCCGGGAGGTTCCCCGTAACACGTATGGTCAGTTCTATGGAGGGGACTGTTACCTGGTGCTGTACACCTACATGAAGTCCAACCGGGCCCAGTATCTCCTTTATATGTGGCTG GGCCGTCATGCCACCCAGGATGAGATCACCGCGTGCGCTTATCAGGCCGTCAACGTGGACAATAAGTACAACGGAGCACCTGTCCAGGTCAGGGTGACCATGGGCAAAGAACCACGCCACTTCCTGGCAATTTTCAAAGGAAAACTCATCGTCTACGAG ggtggcaCCGGGCGTCCAGGTGTGGTGAACCCCGACCCGGGTGCCAGGCTTTTCCAGGTACGAGGAGAACATGAGTGGAACACCAAGGCCATAGAGGTACCGACGCGTGCCTCCTCCCTCAATAGCAATGACGTCTTCCTGCTCAAGACCGACAAGGTCTGCTACCTGTGGTACGGCAAG GGCTGCAGTGGGGATGAGAGGGAGATGGGCAAGTCGCTGGCTGACATCATCTCTAAGCAGGACAAACAGATTGTAATGGAGGGACAGGAGCCTGCTGATTTCTGGGTGTGTTTGGGAGGGAAGGCTCCCTATGCCAGTGATAAGAG ATTCCAGCAGGAGAAAGTCGCCCATACGCCGAGGCTGTTCGAGTGCTCCAACCAGACGGGCCGCTTCCTGATGACCGAGATAGGCGATTTTGCCCAGGAGGACCTGGATGAGGATGACGTCATGCTGCTGGACACCTGGGATGAG atcTTTCTGTGGATTGGCAGGTCGGCAAACGACTATGAGATCAAGGAATCGGCCACCAGCGCGGTGGAGTATCTGAGCACCCACCCGGCCGGCCGAGATCCCGGCACGCCCGTAATCACGGTGAAGCAGGGCTCCGAGCCCCCCACCTTCACCGGCTGGTTCAATGCCTGGGACCCCCACAAGTGGAGT CACGGCGCCCATTCATATGAGGAAATGAAGAATAAACTGGGCGATGGGGCATCCATCTCCAATATAACTGTT AATCTGAACAACACGAGCCTCAACCAGAAGAACGGGGGCCCTCAAAAACCATACAGCGCTCCGGGCGGCCCAGTCAGCTCCCCGCCGGCTTACAAAGCCACACTAAAAAGTCCCCAACCTTCCAGCCAAAGCACCCCACCTCCCAGTACAGGCCCCAGTATCTCAGCCAGCAAGGAAACTGGCATCTCCCCCCAGCTGTTAGTCAACAAAGACACAGGGGAGCTGCCCACGGGCGTGGATCCCAGCAAGAAGGAG GAGTACCTGTCTGATGCGGATTTCGAGAGCTTATTTGGTACGACCAGGACAGATTTCAGCCGCCTGCCGAAGTGGAGGCAAAATCACCTGAAGAAGGAGGCGGGGCTCTTCTGA